A part of Amphiprion ocellaris isolate individual 3 ecotype Okinawa chromosome 16, ASM2253959v1, whole genome shotgun sequence genomic DNA contains:
- the LOC118471546 gene encoding uncharacterized protein LOC118471546 translates to MQQYQALLVKNLRSQLQTVFQQHQGSGLEKEAMEVFDQIEDPFASVSTTYRQDSVIKENFNFVESQEISVGYKACMVKKGRKRHLATVPKCFHYIPLIRSLEQLLSHPKVLAMIDEPQKYSGAYLYDISDGDLMKSHSLFSVRPSALQIILYSDEIEICNPLGSHASKNKLLMFYYTLGNINPKYRSKLAAIRLLAIAKKSELSECGVDGILGRLHEDLVMLYDGVTIQTGNGEREIFGALVSICGDTLAQHEVCGFKEGVGFAYSKCRQCECSFEDMQIHFDEDNFEGRTIERHVRQCSNIEKASTEYLRNSLKKHMVSIEEASW, encoded by the coding sequence ATGCAGCAGTACCAAGCTCTCTTGGTGAAAAATCTGAGAAGTCAGCTGCAAACAGTCTTCCAGCAACATCAAGGAAGTGGACTTGAAAAGGAAGCTATGGAAGTATTTGACCAGATCGAGGACCCATTTGCCTCTGTTTCAACAACGTACAGGCAGGATAGTGTGATTAAGGAGAATTTCAATTTTGTTGAGTCACAGGAGATTTCTGTTGGGTATAAAGCTTGCATGgtgaaaaaagggagaaaaagacaCCTTGCTACAGTgcccaaatgttttcattatatACCCCTTATCAGAAGTTTGGAACAGTTACTATCCCATCCAAAGGTTTTGGCAATGATAGATGAGCCACAGAAATACAGTGGTGCGTATTTGTATGACATCAGTGATGGCGATCTCATGAAGTcacattctttattttctgttcgaCCTTCTGCTTTACAGATAATCCTTTACTCTGATGAAATTGAAATTTGCAATCCACTTGGGTCTCATGCCTCCAAAAATAAGTtgctaatgttttattatacTTTGGGGAATATTAATCCTAAATATCGATCAAAACTAGCTGCCATTCGCCTACTTGCCATTGCCAAAAAGAGTGAGCTCTCTGAATGTGGTGTAGATGGAATCTTGGGAAGGTTGCATGAGGATTTAGTAATGCTATATGATGGAGTTACAATTCAAACAGGGAATGGTGAACGTGAAATATTTGGAGCATTGGTTTCAATATGTGGTGACACTTTGGCTCAGCATGAGGTTTGTGGATTTAAAGAGGGTGTTGGTTTTGCTTATAGTAAATGCCGGCAGTGTGAATGTTCATTTGAGGACATGCAAATCCATTTCGATGAGGATAACTTTGAGGGAAGGACAATAGAGAGACATGTCCGGCAGTGTAGCAACATTGAGAAGGCCAGCACAGAATATCTCAGAAACAGCTTAAAAAAACATATGGTATCAATAGAAGAAGCAAGCTGGTAG